One segment of Erigeron canadensis isolate Cc75 chromosome 2, C_canadensis_v1, whole genome shotgun sequence DNA contains the following:
- the LOC122590224 gene encoding uncharacterized protein LOC122590224, whose translation MGSHFEQWEKDPFFTAAEEVQESADRMESSYRTLIHALKEPNLWKVEELKRDLRIALGTAKWQLDEFEKAVGKSYSKLSCNDTKTRHREFITAMEIQVSKVEKCLDESAGSTGKPPRPWVHLNEGESDELALFLSGKPAEVCVGDDQSTSECLKDNGNKFSKHRRTASADADIGTWIIAVGDDVSVNGVDEKTELPRKIPSYSGFLNTMESAAKLPWSKNGYRKLKFVDHAKLPETQPVSRGINACYERSKSCLETDDDCYQKQLYGWYGAIQRQVQRSQYYVQYGRSTQMVFWVLVLILLFVVTVHVI comes from the exons atgGGATCCCATTTTGAACAATGGGAAAAAGATCCGTTCTTTACTGCCGCAGAAGAAGTTCAAGAATCTGCTGACAG GATGGAATCAAGTTATAGAACTTTAATTCATGCTTTAAAGGAACCAAATTTATGGAAAGTAGAAGAACTTAAAAGGGATTTAAGAATTGCTCTTGGAACCGCTAAATGGCAG TTGGATGAATTTGAAAAAGCTGTTGGAAAAAGCTATAGTAAATTATCATGTAACGATACAAAAACGAGGCATCGTGAATTTATTACTGCAATGGAGATTCAAGTTTCTAAGGTGGAAAAGTGTTTGGATGAATCTGCGGGTTCTACTGGAAAGCCGCCTCGGCCATGGGTACATCTTAATGAGGGAGAAAGCGATGAGCTTGCATTGTTTCTTTCAGGGAAACCTGCGGAAGTTTGTGTGGGTGATGACCAGTCAACGTCTGAATGCTTGAAAGATAACGGGAACAAGTTCTCTAAGCATAGAAGGACAGCTAGTGCTGATGCTGACATTGGTACGTGGATCATTGCGGTAGGTGATGATGTTTCTGTTAATGGTGTTGATGAGAAAACTGAACTGCCTAGGAAAATACCGAGTTATTCTGGTTTTTTAAATACAATGGAGTCTGCAGCGAAGTTACCGTGGTCGAAGAATGGTTACAGGAAATTGAAGTTCGTAGATCATGCTAAATTGCCTGAGACGCAGCCTGTGAGCAGA GGTATTAATGCATGCTATGAAAGGAGTAAGAGCTGTCTTGAGACTGATGATGATTGTTACCAGAAGCAACTATATGGGTGGTATGGTGCAATTCAACGACAGGTTCAAAGGTCACAGTACTATGTGCAGTATGGTCGGTCTACTCAAATGGTATTTTGGGTTCTTGTCCTGATTTTATTGTTCG TTGTTACAGTGCATGTGATCTGA
- the LOC122588549 gene encoding pyrroline-5-carboxylate reductase has translation MATPIPADTYNLGFIGAGKMAESIARGAVKSGVLPASRIHTAHKGVRRAAFESFGVSVSEHNNQVVEYSDVVIFSVKPQVVKDAISQLRPILEKKLLVSVVAGVKLKDLQEWAGHDRFIRVMPNTPSAVGEGASVMSLGAGATQEDGEIIAKLFGAVGKIWKADEKLFDAVTGLSGSGPAYIFLLIEALADGGVAAGLPRELALGLASQTVLGAASMATQTGKHPGQLKDDVTSPGGTTIAGVHELEKSGFRGILMNAVVAAAKRSRELSQN, from the exons atggcGACACCTATACCAGCAGATACATACAACTTAGGGTTCATCGGTGCTGGCAAAATGGCTGAGAGTATTGCCAGAGGTGCTGTTAAATCTGGTGTCCTTCCTGCTTCTCGTATTCACACTGCCCATAAAGGCGTCCGCCGTGCCGCTTTCGAATCATTCGGTGTCTCTGTTTCCGAACACAACAATCAG GTTGTTGAATACTCTGATGTGGTGATTTTCTCTGTGAAGCCACAAGTTG TTAAAGATGCTATCTCGCAGCTGAGACCCATCCTAGAGAAAAAACTTTTGGTGTCGGTAGTTGCTGGTGTCAAATTGAAAGACCTTCAG GAGTGGGCTGGTCATGATCGCTTCATCAGGGTTATGCCAAATACACCTTCTGCAGTTGGTGAAGGAGCATctg TTATGAGCTTGGGAGCAGGTGCAACACAAGAAGATGGTGAAATAATTGCTAAGTTATTTGGAGCGGTAGGTAAAATTTGGAAAGCTGATGAGAAGCTGTTTGATGCAGTCACCGGCTTAAG tGGGAGCGGGCcagcatatatatttttgttaatagaAGCTTTGGCCGATGGAGGTGTAGCCGCAGGTCTACCACGGGAACTTGCACTCGGTTTAGCGTCTCAAACT GTTCTGGGGGCAGCGTCTATGGCTACCCAAACTGGGAAGCATCCAGGTCAGCTTAAAGATGATGTTACTTCGCCTGGTGGAACCACAATTGCTGGGGTTCATGAGCTGGAGAAGTCTGGATTTCGCGGGATATTAATGAACGCTGTTGTTGCTGCTGCAAAGCGTAGTCGTGAGCTTTCCCAGAATTAG
- the LOC122590009 gene encoding peamaclein, with protein MKPIVVTFVLMALLLFSSSLLQTTIAGSSFCDSKCGVRCSKAGRKDRCLKYCGICCRDCKCVPSGTYGNKDECPCYRDKKNSKGGPKCP; from the exons ATGAAACCAATTGTTGTAACATTTGTGCTTATGGCACTTCTACTTTTTAGCTCTTCTCTCCTTCAAACCACCATAGCTGGTTCGA gtttttgcgACTCAAAGTGTGGGGTGAGGTGCTCAAAGGCTGGAAGAAAAGACAGGTGTCTAAAGTATTGTGGAATATGTTGTAGAGATTGTAAGTGTGTGCCATCAGGAACGTATGGGAACAAAGACGAGTGCCCTTGTTATCGGGACAAAAAGAATTCTAAAGGTGGTCCGAAATGTCCTTAA